In the Candidatus Poseidoniia archaeon genome, ATGCCTGTCCTGGGTATGATGATGCTATCGACGTCGATGAGGATGACATCCCAGACGGCTGTGATTCATTGCTGGACATCGATGATGGTGGCAGTGATGATTGTGTTTGCACCGCGGAGTACGCACCAGTCTGTGGCGTGGACGGCAACACCTATGGTAACAGCTGCGAAGCCGGTTGTCAAAGCGTGGAGATTTCCTACGAAGGCGCTTGTGAGAACGACGATGGCGGCATACCCGCGCCGTCGCTGGCTGCTGCTGTCGCCGCCGTGGCCGTCATCGCGCTGCGCCGGCGGCGCTGATAAGCGAGAAAATTTATAGTCGGAAACTATGCTTTTACAGAAAATTGCTGAGACAGTCACCAAGAAGCCTTTGGCAATAGTGGTTGGTGTAATCGTAATTNNNNNNNNNNAATTACCATCCTTATGGTTGCCCAAATGGTTCTTAATCCACAGGATGGAACTGTAAGTCAGTCCAGTTTTCTTCCAGATAATGAGGTCATAAGTGCCATTGAGGATATAGGCGATAAATTCTCTACAGAATATCCGGTTGACACCTTAGTTTATAGTAAAAATGACGATATCCTTACCTCAGACGCATTTGTGGAGATTCTGGAAATTGAAATTGCGTTAATCGAAAATGAATTAATTGTAAACAATTCTTTGACACCCACAAATCCGAGCACAGATATTGTTGCCATTCCTAACTATCTGGCACCTTTTGTAGAGGGAGACGCTTCAGATCTGCAAGAATTGAAAGATATTTATGCCAATAAAACGGACCAGGAAATAAAAGACGCATTCAATTCTGCAAAACAAAATCCTTTACTGGCTGGAGTCGTAATAAACATCCTTGGAGAATATGATGGGGATAATTCCGCTAAAGCAACCAAAATAACCTTCAAATTCGATAATAGCCAGAGAGAGGGAGAGGGTACGAGTGAGGCCTTCGACCGGATGGTCAGTGTCGAACTCGAAATGGCCGCTGTTGTCAA is a window encoding:
- a CDS encoding Kazal-type serine protease inhibitor; protein product: ACPGYDDAIDVDEDDIPDGCDSLLDIDDGGSDDCVCTAEYAPVCGVDGNTYGNSCEAGCQSVEISYEGACENDDGGIPAPSLAAAVAAVAVIALRRRR